A genomic window from Vitis riparia cultivar Riparia Gloire de Montpellier isolate 1030 chromosome 18, EGFV_Vit.rip_1.0, whole genome shotgun sequence includes:
- the LOC117907423 gene encoding UPF0496 protein At1g20180 — protein sequence MKNIMWRKFKSHFTRAGGSRKGGVDSLCTKSNVNEEYMEAFRTKSYIEIHSKVQGQLMNELPSSSSSSSSFPFYIHLSDYLLEPCQETLANMIQTLNLHHLLIDYFQASLEACKICEILLLRIHQTRANYQIIKRVIKLTKRLDDGEYYTTEQYGTIFRELAKFSKLTNPLMAAGPVQFHDIHESCKTLLPKLVSKSKKTRRRAKLNRLCKRVAGFSLIISYSAVAVALVVLAIHSIVGIVIAPGLMGCFVGAVRNRYVFARRGLGTCFLERLGEQLDAAAKGIYILVNDFDTMSRLVSRLYDEVEHSKAIVDMCVRNGKSEMLMEVVKEFHVHDSFFLEQLEELEDHIYLCLLTINKSRMLVIQEIRDSE from the exons atgaaaaatattatgtGGCGGAAGTTCAAGTCTCACTTTACAAGGGCCG GAGGATCTAGAAAGGGTGGCGTGGATAGCTTGTGTACGAAGTCAAACGTGAATGAAGAATACATGGAAGCCTTCAGAACCAAGTCTTACATAGAAATTCACAGCAAAGTTCAGGGTCAGCTCATGAACGAActcccctcctcctcctcctcctcctcatctTTTCCTTTCTATATCCATCTCTCCGACTACCTCCTCGAGCCATGCCAAGAAACCCTAGCCAACATGATCCAAACCCTAAATCTCCATCACCTTCTTATTGACTACTTCCAAGCCAGCTTAGAAGCATGCAAGATCTGTGAAATACTCCTCCTAAGAATCCATCAAACACGCGCTAATTACCAAATAATCAAAAGGGTaattaagctaaccaaaaggcTTGATGATGGCGAATACTACACCACAGAACAGTATGGAACCATATTCAGAGAGCTAGCTAAGTTCTCAAAGCTCACCAACCCATTAATGGCCGCTGGCCCTGTGCAGTTCCATGATATCCATGAAAGCTGCAAGACTTTGCTGCCTAAACTCGTATCGAAAAGCAAGAAAACCCGAAGGAGAGCGAAGCTTAACCGGCTGTGCAAGAGGGTTGCAGGGTTTAGTCTCATTATCTCTTATAGTGCAGTGGCGGTTGCTCTGGTGGTGCTGGCGATTCATAGCATAGTTGGCATTGTGATAGCACCAGGGCTCATGGGTTGTTTTGTGGGTGCAGTTAGGAATAGGTATGTGTTTGCTCGTAGGGGACTTGGCACGTGCTTCCTTGAAAGACTTGGGGAACAGCTGGATGCTGCAGCAAAGGGGATTTACATTTTGGTCAACGATTTTGACACCATGAGTCGACTGGTGAGCAGGTTATACGATGAGGTAGAACACAGCAAAGCCATTGTTGATATGTGTGTTAGAAATGGAAAGAGCGAGATGTTGATGGAGGTGGTGAAGGAATTTCATGTCCATGACTCTTTCTTTCTGGAGCAGCTGGAAGAGCTTGAAGACCATATCTACTTGTGTTTGCTCACCATAAATAAATCTAGAATGCTTGTTATCCAGGAAATAAGGGACTCAGAGTAG
- the LOC117907856 gene encoding uncharacterized protein LOC117907856 isoform X3, translating to MEDHSDAVESNNPGGGGGEEEELQRLLVPDVHSLPLFPPSAVQSNFVSYFAPDFMKPGHDQYVYRHANGLCVIGLAPSHVALTEKGGVTAVDFNVGKTDRSGIKVTGKRKKADREGYIAIIMPKPADWLKVKASLIDIEEYKKLKEVC from the exons ATGGAAGATCACAGTGACGCCGTCGAATCAAACAATccgggaggaggaggaggagaagaagaagagttgCAGAGACTGCTGGTACCTGATGTACACAGTCTTCCACTCTTTCCCCCTTCTGCTGTTCAATCCAACTTCGTTTCCTATTTCGCTCCAG ATTTTATGAAGCCAGGACACGATCAGTACGTTTATCGCCATGCCAATGG ATTGTGCGTAATCGGTTTGGCTCCTTCGCACGTCGCTCTTACGGAGAAAGGAGGAGTTACAGCCGTTGATTTCAATGTTGGGAAGACTGATCGAAGTGGGATTAAGGTTACCGGAAAGCGCAAGAAG GCTGACAGAGAAGGATACATTGCAATTATCATGCCAAAACCAGCTGATTGGCTCAAGGTCAAGGCTTCGCTGATTGACATTGAAGAATACAAGAAACTGAAAGAAGTGTGTTGA
- the LOC117907856 gene encoding protein Abitram isoform X1, whose amino-acid sequence MEDHSDAVESNNPGGGGGEEEELQRLLVPDVHSLPLFPPSAVQSNFVSYFAPDFMKPGHDQYVYRHANGLCVIGLAPSHVALTEKGGVTAVDFNVGKTDRSGIKVTGKRKKNAQHFESNSALCKVCTNDASYIVRCCVKGSLLEVNDRLIKQPGLLNSSLQADREGYIAIIMPKPADWLKVKASLIDIEEYKKLKEVC is encoded by the exons ATGGAAGATCACAGTGACGCCGTCGAATCAAACAATccgggaggaggaggaggagaagaagaagagttgCAGAGACTGCTGGTACCTGATGTACACAGTCTTCCACTCTTTCCCCCTTCTGCTGTTCAATCCAACTTCGTTTCCTATTTCGCTCCAG ATTTTATGAAGCCAGGACACGATCAGTACGTTTATCGCCATGCCAATGG ATTGTGCGTAATCGGTTTGGCTCCTTCGCACGTCGCTCTTACGGAGAAAGGAGGAGTTACAGCCGTTGATTTCAATGTTGGGAAGACTGATCGAAGTGGGATTAAGGTTACCGGAAAGCGCAAGAAG AATGCACAACACTTTGAATCCAACTCAGCTTTGTGTAAAGTGTGCACCAATGATGCTTCTTATATAGTGAG ATGTTGTGTAAAAGGCAGTCTACTGGAAGTGAATGATAGATTAATCAAGCAGCCAGGATTGCTTAATTCATCG TTGCAGGCTGACAGAGAAGGATACATTGCAATTATCATGCCAAAACCAGCTGATTGGCTCAAGGTCAAGGCTTCGCTGATTGACATTGAAGAATACAAGAAACTGAAAGAAGTGTGTTGA
- the LOC117907856 gene encoding protein Abitram isoform X2: MEDHSDAVESNNPGGGGGEEEELQRLLVPDVHSLPLFPPSAVQSNFVSYFAPDFMKPGHDQYVYRHANGLCVIGLAPSHVALTEKGGVTAVDFNVGKTDRSGIKVTGKRKKNAQHFESNSALCKVCTNDASYIVRCCVKGSLLEVNDRLIKQPGLLNSSADREGYIAIIMPKPADWLKVKASLIDIEEYKKLKEVC, from the exons ATGGAAGATCACAGTGACGCCGTCGAATCAAACAATccgggaggaggaggaggagaagaagaagagttgCAGAGACTGCTGGTACCTGATGTACACAGTCTTCCACTCTTTCCCCCTTCTGCTGTTCAATCCAACTTCGTTTCCTATTTCGCTCCAG ATTTTATGAAGCCAGGACACGATCAGTACGTTTATCGCCATGCCAATGG ATTGTGCGTAATCGGTTTGGCTCCTTCGCACGTCGCTCTTACGGAGAAAGGAGGAGTTACAGCCGTTGATTTCAATGTTGGGAAGACTGATCGAAGTGGGATTAAGGTTACCGGAAAGCGCAAGAAG AATGCACAACACTTTGAATCCAACTCAGCTTTGTGTAAAGTGTGCACCAATGATGCTTCTTATATAGTGAG ATGTTGTGTAAAAGGCAGTCTACTGGAAGTGAATGATAGATTAATCAAGCAGCCAGGATTGCTTAATTCATCG GCTGACAGAGAAGGATACATTGCAATTATCATGCCAAAACCAGCTGATTGGCTCAAGGTCAAGGCTTCGCTGATTGACATTGAAGAATACAAGAAACTGAAAGAAGTGTGTTGA
- the LOC117905417 gene encoding pentatricopeptide repeat-containing protein At3g26540 has translation MGVNAASVLNRLLQRNTHKPKALPTDSKALTTTTVLTHLNAGRLRKAVSILFASPVPFPFSLYARLFQICSSNLAIVEARKVESHLITFSPAPPIFLLNRAIETYGKCGCLDDARELFEEMPQRDGGSWNAMITAYAQGGCAEKALWLFLRMNRLGIWANEITFASVLGSCATVLALFLSKQIHGLIVKYGFCWNVILGSSLVDIYGKCRVMSDARRMFDEIENPNAISWNVIVRRYLEMGNEKEAVVMFFKMIRANIRPLNFTFSNALIACSSISALQEGIQIHGVAIRIGYDEDEVVSSSLIDMYAKCGGLESACRIFELPSSKNLISWTSIVSGYAMSGQTREARVLFDEMPERSVISWNAMLAGYTHFCQWEEALEFVFLMRKATQDIDHVTVGLILNVCAGLSDVELGKQVHGFIYRHGLYSNLFVGNALLHMYGKCGNLRSTRLWFYQMSHWRDRISWNALLTSHARHGLSEEAMTIFGEMQWETTPSKFTLGTLLSACANIFALEQGKQIHGFMIRNGYEIDVVARGALVDMYSKCRCLEYALKVFKEAPSRDLILWNSMILGCCHNGRGRDVLGLFGLMEEEGVKPDHITFQGILLGCICEGLAELGTEYFNSMSNKYCIIPRLEHYESMIELYGRHGFMDELEDFIKRMPFEPTVAMLTRVFNACSEHGHSRLGKWAAEQLNELNPSTPFHFQILDRSRVGK, from the coding sequence ATGGGTGTGAATGCAGCTTCTGTACTCAATCGACTTCTTCAGCGCAACACCCACAAGCCTAAAGCTCTACCCACCGACTCCAAAGCCTTAACCACAACAACTGTCCTTACTCACCTCAACGCCGGTCGCCTCCGAAAAGCCGTATccatcctctttgcttccccagTTCCCTTCCCCTTTTCACTCTATGCTCGCCTTTTCCAGATTTGTTCTTCCAATCTTGCAATCGTTGAGGCCCGTAAAGTGGAATCCCACTTGATTACCTTCTCGCCTGCACCGCCGATCTTTCTTTTGAACCGTGCGATTGAAACCTATGGAAAATGCGGTTGTTTGGATGATGCTAGGGAGCTGTTTGAGGAAATGCCCCAAAGGGATGGTGGTTCGTGGAATGCGATGATCACGGCCTATGCGCAAGGTGGGTGTGCGGAGAAGGCCTTGTGGTTGTTCTTGAGGATGAATAGATTGGGGATTTGGGCTAATGAGATCACGTTTGCTAGTGTTCTTGGATCTTGTGCTACAGTATTGGCACTGTTTCTTTCGAAACAGATTCATGGGCTTATCGTGAAATATGGTTTTTGCTGGAACGTAATTTTGGGGAGTTCTCTGGTTGATATATATGGGAAATGTCGGGTTATGAGTGATGCACGTAGAATGTTTGATGAAATTGAGAATCCAAATGCCATTTCCTGGAATGTGATTGTCAGGCGGTATCTTGAGATGGGTAATGAAAAGGAAGCAGTTGTTATGTTTTTTAAGATGATCCGAGCAAACATTAGGCCATTGAATTTTACATTCTCCAATGCTCTTATTGCTTGTTCTAGTATATCTGCACTCCAGGAGGGGATTCAGATTCATGGAGTTGCAATTAGGATTGGTTATGACGAGGATGAGGTGGTTTCTAGCTCTCTTATTGATATGTATGCAAAATGTGGGGGTTTGGAGAGCGCTTGTAGGATTTTTGAACTGCCCagttcaaaaaatttgatctccTGGACTTCAATTGTGTCGGGGTATGCAATGAGTGGGCAAACAAGAGAGGCAAGAGTGCTCTTCGATGAGATGCCAGAAAGGAGTGTAATCTCATGGAATGCAATGTTAGCAGGGTATACACATTTCTGCCAATGGGAAGAGGCTTTGGAATTTGTTTTTCTGATGCGCAAAGCAACTCAAGACATTGACCATGTCACTGTTGGGTTAATCCTAAATGTGTGTGCTGGTCTTTCAGATGTTGAATTGGGAAAACAGGTTCATGGGTTTATCTATAGGCATGGTCTCTATTCCAATCTCTTTGTTGGCAATGCACTTCTTCACATGTATGGGAAATGTGGGAACTTGAGAAGCACAAGACTTTGGTTCTACCAGATGAGTCATTGGCGAGATAGGATTTCTTGGAATGCTCTATTGACTAGCCATGCTCGCCATGGCTTGAGTGAAGAAGCTATGACAATTTTTGGGGAGATGCAATGGGAGACAACGCCATCTAAATTTACGCTTGGTACACTTTTGTCAGCTTGTGCAAATATTTTTGCGCTTGAGCAAGGTAAACAAATCCATGGGTTTATGATTAGAAATGGTTATGAGATAGATGTTGTTGCCAGAGGAGCTTTGGTAGACATGTATTCCAAATGTCGATGTCTTGAATATGCCCTCAAGGTTTTTAAAGAGGCTCCTTCACGGGATTTGATTCTTTGGAACTCCATGATTTTGGGATGTTGTCACAATGGAAGGGGTAGAGACGTACTTGGACTGTTTGGATTGATGGAGGAAGAAGGGGTTAAGCCTGACCACATCACCTTTCAGGGTATTTTGCTTGGTTGTATTTGTGAGGGTCTTGCTGAGTTAGGTACTGAGTATTTTAATTCAATGAGCAACAAGTACTGTATCATACCTCGATTGGAGCATTATGAGTCCATGATTGAACTGTATGGTAGGCATGGGTTCATGGATGAGCTTGAGGATTTCATTAAGAGGATGCCATTTGAGCCCACTGTTGCAATGTTGACAAGAGTCTTCAATGCTTGCAGTGAACATGGTCACTCAAGGTTGGGAAAATGGGCTGCCGAACAACTAAATGAATTGAATCCTTCAActccatttcattttcaaattttggacAGAAGCAGAGTGGGCAAGTAG
- the LOC117907761 gene encoding uncharacterized protein LOC117907761, with amino-acid sequence MLDPRTELSANRAVAGINDSYGSWGSMRFGGRPQRSARNHENYGAWNGGDWQFGAEAKVEDESGVCSPPLWKTSPSGSPNGGNSPLHRRHHQNHYRSLSPASRMQAIAQGQRELMEMVRTMPESCYELSLKDLVERPVVQAPQDPFPEKRNFGDEIATSREKKKVKDRKKTNDTKPKMGRSGSLDNGGFLLKMVFPVSFRLKKKKNSATNTCSKVSPKPMASDGSAKSVDKEWWKKKVTVSGESDGGGTTSNSGSSGSSSSSSICSNRSSRQLSGLFTVCWSYLRSKKRKTKD; translated from the exons ATGCTTGATCCCAGAACTGAACTGTCTGCAAATCGTGCCGTTGCAGGCATCAATGACAGTTATGGAAGTTGGGGGAGCATGAGATTTGGTGGCAGGCCTCAGAGAAGTGCTAGAAACCATGAAAATTACGGGGCTTGGAATGGTGGTGACTGGCAATTCGGAGCTGAAGCAAAGGTGGAAGACGAGTCCGGTGTTTGCTCTCCGCCTCTGTGGAAAACGAGCCCATCTGGGAGTCCTAATGGAGGAAATTCCCCTTTGCATCGCCGCCATCATCAAAATCATTACAGGAGCCTATCTCCAGCGTCGAGAATGCAGGCGATTGCTCAAGGCCAGAGGGAGCTTATGGAGATGGTCCGCACCATGCCCGAATCATGTTATGAGCTTTCTTTGAAGGATCTTGTTGAGCGGCCAGTGGTACAAGCCCCACAGGACCCTTTTCCTGAAAAGAGGAATTTTGGTGATGAAATTGCAACTAGCAGGGAGAAGAAGAAAGTGAAGGATCGTAAGAAGACGAATGATACTAAGCCAAAGATGGGGAGAAGTGGAAGTCTTGACAACGGAGGCTTTCTTCTCAAGATGGTGTTTCCTGTTTCTTTTagattaaagaagaagaagaattcaGCAACAAACACTTGTTCCAAAGTCTCTCCCAAGCCTATGGCATCGGATGGATCTGCAAAAAGTGTAGACAAGGAGTGGTGGAAGAAAAAAGTCACCGTCTCAGGAGAGAGCGATGGTGGAGGAACCACCAGCAACAGTGGAAGCAGCGGTAGCAGCAGCAGTAGCAGTATTTGCAGCAACAGAAGCAGCAG GCAACTGAGTGGCTTATTCACTGTTTGCTGGTCCTACTTGCGctccaagaaaaggaaaacaaaggacTAA
- the LOC117906433 gene encoding putative pentatricopeptide repeat-containing protein At1g77010, mitochondrial, with translation MVDLDLHSLARQLGSCNNYGSIYRGRQLHILFLKSGVLHSVLSIGNRLLQMYSRCNSMREAQQLFEEMPKRNCFSWNTMIEGYLKSGSKGKSLELFDSMPHKDAFSWNVVISGFAKEGDLEVARRLFNEMPWKNGIAWNSMIHGYACNGRPKEAVGLFKDLSLNPLERLCGDTFVLATVVGTCTNLGALDCGKQIHARIVVDEVEFDSVLGSSLVNLYGKCGDIDSANHVLNLMKEPDAFSLSALMSGYASCGRMNDARRIFCLKSNACVVLWNSMISGYVANNEALEALELFNNMRRYGVQEDYSTFASVLSACSTLGIIDQGKQVHAHVYKVGFTNDIIIDSALVDMYSKCRRPDDACKVFSDLQAYDTILLNSMITVYSNCGRIDDARQIFATMPSKSLISWNSMIVGFSQNACPIEALDLFCEMNKLGLRMDKFSLAGVISACASISSLELGEQIFARATIIGLEFDQIISTSLVDFYCKCGLVEHGRKLFDRMMKSDEVPWNSMLMGYATNGHGIEALNVFDQMRSVGVQPTDITFVGVLSACDHCGLVEEGRKWFYAMKLDYHINPGIEHYSCMVDLYARAGLLEDAMNLIEQMPFKADASMWSSVLRGCVAHGNNILGKKVAKRIIDLDPENSGAYVQLSGIYATFEDWGRSAQVRKLMYDKKIPKVPGCSWADSLTS, from the coding sequence ATGGTGGATCTTGATCTGCATTCCTTGGCCCGCCAACTGGGATCGTGCAACAACTACGGCTCCATCTACCGAGGAAGACAGCTTCACATCCTTTTCCTCAAATCTGGCGTTCTCCATTCTGTTCTTTCAATTGGAAACCGTCTTCTACAGATGTATTCTAGGTGCAACAGCATGAGGGAGGCGCAGCAACTGTTTGAAGAAATGCCGAAAAGAAATTGTTTCTCTTGGAACACTATGATTGAAGGGTATTTGAAATCAGGGAGCAAAGGGAAGTCACTAGAGTTGTTTGATTCAATGCCCCACAAGGATGCTTTTTCATGGAACGTGGTCATTTCGGGTTTTGCAAAAGAGGGTGATTTGGAGGTTGCCCGGCGTTTGTTCAATGAGATGCCTTGGAAGAATGGGATTGCTTGGAATTCGATGATTCATGGTTATGCCTGCAACGGTCGCCCAAAAGAAGCTGTTGGGTTGTTTAAGGATTTGAGTTTGAATCCGCTGGAACGGTTATGTGGGGATACGTTTGTTCTGGCTACAGTTGTTGGTACTTGTACCAATTTGGGGGCTCTTGATTGTGGGAAGCAAATACATGCTCGCATTGTTGTTGATGAAGTGGAATTTGACTCAGTCTTGGGGAGTTCCCTTGTTAATTTGTATGGGAAATGTGGGGATATCGACAGTGCAAATCatgttttgaatttgatgaagGAGCCAGATGCATTCTCTTTATCTGCATTGATGTCAGGATATGCAAGTTGTGGTAGAATGAATGATGCAAgaagaattttttgtttgaaaagtaaCGCATGTGTGGTGTTGTGGAACTCCATGATTTCTGGATATGTAGCCAATAATGAAGCATTAGAAGCACTAGAGCTCTTTAATAATATGCGAAGATATGGAGTTCAGGAAGACTACTCTACTTTTGCCAGTGTTTTGAGTGCATGCAGTACCTTAGGTATTATTGATCAGGGTAAACAAGTGCATGCTCATGTTTATAAAGTTGGGTTCACTAATGACATTATCATTGATAGTGCTCTTGTTGACATGTATTCTAAGTGCAGAAGGCCTGATGATGCTTGCAAAGTATTTAGTGATCTTCAAGCCTATGACACCATCTTGCTCAATTCTATGATAACCGTGTATTCCAATTGTGGAAGAATTGATGATGCAAGGCAGATCTTTGCTACCATGCCAAGTAAAAGCTTGATCTCATGGAATTCAATGATAGTGGGTTTCAGTCAAAATGCTTGTCCAATTGAAGCATTAGACCTTTTCTGTGAGATGAATAAACTGGGCCTGAGGATGGACAAGTTTAGCCTGGCTGGTGTGATCAGTGCCTGTGCTAGCATCTCTTCACTTGAGCTTGGTGAACAGATTTTTGCTCGGGCTACTATCATCGGACTTGAATTTGATCAGATCATTTCCACCTCCCTTGTGGATTTCTATTGTAAGTGTGGCTTAGTTGAACATGGGCGAAAACTGTTTGACAGAATGATGAAATCTGATGAAGTCCCATGGAACTCTATGTTGATGGGTTATGCTACAAATGGCCATGGAATTGAAGCCTTGAATGTATTTGATCAAATGAGAAGTGTGGGTGTACAACCCACTGATATTACATTTGTTGGGGTTCTGTCTGCCTGTGATCATTGTGGGCTGGTTGAAGAGGGTCGAAAATGGTTTTATGCAATGAAACTTGACTATCATATTAACCCAGGGATTGAGCACTACTCTTGCATGGTTGATCTATATGCTCGTGCAGGTTTGCTTGAGGATGCAATGAATCTTATTGAACAAATGCCATTTAAGGCAGACGCAAGCATGTGGTCATCAGTATTGAGGGGCTGTGTAGCTCATGGGAATAACATTCTTGGGAAGAAAGTTGCAAAACGAATTATTGACCTTGACCCTGAGAATTCAGGTGCTTATGTGCAGCTGTCTGGCATATATGCCACTTTTGAGGACTGGGGAAGATCGGCACAGGTTAGAAAGTTGATGTATGATAAGAAAATACCAAAGGTACCTGGTTGCAGTTGGGCAGATAGTTTAACTTCGTGA
- the LOC117906336 gene encoding pentatricopeptide repeat-containing protein At1g43980, mitochondrial encodes MDALIRVLYEEKLVYLCHSIRMQPFLKKAHGPLATSLSYYSNLIEHCFLLKSLDYAKFVHAQLIKVGFNTHTFLGNRCLDLYSQLGTGNDSLRVFEDIIDKNLISWNIFLKAFVRFGELDRARDVFDEIPKRDVVSWNTMISGYVSFGLFDDAFRFFSEMQKAGIRPSGFTYSTLLSFVSSACRGKQIHASMIRNGVDLSNVVVGNSLIGMYGKFGVVDYAFGVFITMEELDIISWNSLIWSCGKSGYQNLALRQFVLMRSVGYSPDQFTVSTVITVCSNLQDLEKGEQIFALCIRVGFLSNSIVSSASIDLFSKCNRLEDSVRVFEEIYQWDSVLCNAMISSYAWHGFGENALQLFVLTLRENLRPTEFTLSIVLSAVSILLPVDQGSQIHSLVVKSGLESDVIVASSLVEMYAKFGLIDSAMKTFAKIGARDLISWNTMIMGLAYNGRVSKALEIFKELLIGGPPPDEITLAGVLLACNVGGLVDEGLSIFSSMEKEYGVIPAIEHYACIVDMMSRGGKLKEAMDIVELMPHEPSGLIWGSLLCACEIYGDLRFTERVAERVMELEPQSSLPYLVLAQAYEMRGRWESLVRVRRAMKEKGVRKVIGCSWIGIKNHVFVFKENQLLHIGGKDIYFILRLLIQEIEDDGYASRQYDKVRAVGELG; translated from the coding sequence ATGGATGCATTAATCAGAGTTTTATACGAGGAAAAACTTGTATATCTCTGCCATAGCATTCGTATGCAACCATTTCTCAAGAAAGCTCATGGGCCTCTCGCAACCTCACTCTCCTATTATTCTAACCTCATAGAACATTGTTTCTTGCTGAAATCCTTAGACTATGCTAAATTCGTCCATGCCCAGTTGATTAAAGTCGGCTTCAATACCCATACTTTTCTGGGTAATCGCTGCCTCGATCTGTACTCCCAACTCGGCACCGGTAATGACTCTTTGCGAGTGTTTGAGGACATAATTGACAAGAATTTAATATCTTGGAacattttcttaaaagctttTGTTAGATTTGGAGAGCTCGACAGGGCGCGTGATGTGTTCGACGAAATACCCAAACGAGATGTTGTTAGTTGGAACACAATGATTTCGGGATATGTTTCATTTGGGTTATTTGATGACGCGTTCAGATTTTTCTCAGAAATGCAAAAGGCTGGCATAAGGCCTAGTGGGTTCACATATTCGACCCTGTTGTCATTTGTCTCATCTGCTTGTCGTGGTAAGCAAATTCATGCAAGCATGATCCGAAATGGTGTGGACTTATCAAATGTGGTGGTTGGGAATTCTTTGATTGGCATGTATGGAAAGTTTGGTGTTGTTGATTATGCTTTTGGCGTGTTTATAACAATGGAAGAGTTGGATATTATTTCTTGGAACTCCTTGATTTGGAGCTGTGGTAAATCAGGCTACCAAAACTTGGCATTACGACAGTTTGTTTTGATGAGGTCTGTAGGTTATTCACCTGATCAATTTACAGTATCCACAGTGATCACTGTATGTTCTAACTTGCAAGATTTGGAAAAGGGTGAACAAATTTTTGCTCTCTGCATTAGGGTGGGATTTCTTTCTAATAGCATTGTTTCAAGTGCCAGTATTGACCTGTTTTCAAAATGCAACAGATTGGAGGATTCAGTCCGGGTCTTTGAAGAAATATATCAATGGGATTCAGTGCTTTGCAATGCCATGATTTCAAGCTATGCATGGCATGGTTTTGGAGAGAATGCTTTGCAACTTTTTGTACTGACCTTGAGGGAGAACCTCAGGCCCACTGAATTCACGCTCAGCATTGTTCTGAGTGCTGTTTCCATTCTCCTTCCAGTGGATCAGGGGAGTCAAATCCATTCTTTGGTTGTCAAATCTGGTTTGGAGTCAGATGTGATTGTTGCAAGTTCACTTGTGGAAATGTATGCTAAATTTGGGTTAATTGACTCTGCCATGAAAACCTTTGCCAAGATTGGAGCCAGAGATTTGATATCTTGGAATACCATGATTATGGGCTTAGCTTATAATGGGAGAGTGAGTAAAGCCCtagaaatttttaaagaacTTCTCATAGGAGGTCCACCACCTGATGAAATTACCCTAGCTGGGGTTTTATTAGCTTGCAATGTCGGGGGTCTTGTTGATGAAGGGCTGAGTATATTCTCCTCAATGGAAAAGGAATATGGAGTCATACCAGCAATTGAGCATTATGCTTGCATTGTGGACATGATGAGTCGAGGTGGTAAACTTAAAGAAGCAATGGATATTGTAGAATTAATGCCTCATGAACCCAGTGGTTTGATTTGGGGATCACTACTTTGTGCTTGTGAAATTTATGGAGACTTGAGATTCACTGAGAGAGTTGCAGAGAGGGTTATGGAGTTGGAACCACAGTCGTCTTTACCTTATTTGGTTTTAGCTCAGGCATATGAGATGAGGGGCAGATGGGAGAGCCTGGTTAGGGTCAGGAGGGCTATGAAAGAGAAAGGTGTTAGGAAGGTGATTGGATGCAGTTGGATTGGGATAAAAaaccatgtttttgtttttaaggaaAATCAATTATTGCACATCGGAGGCAAAGACATCTATTTTATTCTGAGATTACTGATTCAGGAGATCGAGGATGACGGGTATGCCTCTCGACAGTATGATAAAGTGAGGGCTGTGGGAGAGCTAGGATGA